From Micromonospora rhizosphaerae, the proteins below share one genomic window:
- a CDS encoding DoxX family protein, with the protein MTATIERITANTRAPAAETTRDVETVRQRAARYVFAGLRIALGWIFLWAFLDKMFGLGHATPAKNAWINGGSPTKGFLAFGATGPFKGLYNGIAGAAWADWLFMIGLAAIGLALVLGIGMRVAAVAGGILMVMMWTAVLPPENNPFMDDHLIYAGLLAGLALVGAGDTLGLGRAWARLPIVQRLPWLT; encoded by the coding sequence ATGACCGCGACAATCGAGCGGATCACCGCCAACACCAGGGCTCCGGCGGCCGAGACCACCCGGGACGTCGAGACCGTCCGTCAGCGGGCCGCCCGGTACGTCTTCGCCGGACTGCGGATCGCCCTGGGCTGGATCTTCCTCTGGGCCTTCCTGGACAAGATGTTCGGCCTCGGACACGCCACCCCGGCGAAGAACGCCTGGATCAACGGCGGCAGCCCCACCAAGGGCTTCCTCGCCTTCGGCGCCACCGGCCCGTTCAAGGGGCTCTACAACGGGATCGCCGGCGCGGCCTGGGCGGACTGGCTGTTCATGATCGGCCTCGCGGCCATCGGCCTGGCACTGGTCCTCGGCATCGGGATGCGGGTCGCCGCGGTCGCCGGCGGGATCCTGATGGTCATGATGTGGACGGCCGTGCTCCCCCCCGAGAACAACCCGTTCATGGACGACCACCTGATCTACGCGGGTCTGCTGGCCGGCCTGGCCCTGGTCGGCGCCGGTGACACCCTCGGACTCGGCCGGGCCTGGGCGAGGCTCCCCATCGTCCAGCGGCTCCCCTGGCTGACGTGA
- a CDS encoding anti-sigma factor antagonist (This anti-anti-sigma factor, or anti-sigma factor antagonist, belongs to a family that includes characterized members SpoIIAA, RsbV, RsfA, and RsfB.) — MGQRSDRFHAETSVGDHVVDVRAVGEIDIATVGAFRAALWAAPARPVLRLDLAGVRVFSAAAVRALVAAHLWIRARGGELVLVDPDPVVARVLRATGLHRVMPIRESTTAGAPGLGELVGV, encoded by the coding sequence ATGGGACAGCGCAGCGACCGGTTCCACGCCGAGACCAGCGTCGGCGACCACGTGGTGGACGTCCGAGCGGTCGGTGAGATCGACATCGCCACGGTCGGGGCGTTCCGGGCCGCGCTCTGGGCGGCCCCGGCGCGGCCGGTGCTGCGGCTGGATCTGGCCGGCGTCCGGGTGTTCTCCGCCGCTGCGGTGCGCGCGCTGGTCGCGGCCCACCTGTGGATCCGGGCCCGCGGCGGCGAGCTGGTGCTGGTCGACCCGGATCCGGTGGTGGCCCGCGTGCTGCGCGCCACCGGCCTGCACCGGGTGATGCCGATCCGGGAATCGACGACCGCCGGTGCGCCGGGGTTGGGAGAGCTGGTGGGAGTCTGA
- a CDS encoding right-handed parallel beta-helix repeat-containing protein, translated as MEYRHMPAAGGVRPHPVAGAPLLCNAREHGLVGDGTTNDQPAFAALVDRLGDAYAADGRARVIYCPPGVYSMRDAGTVWRSGVSLLGAGPGATRFVLSNAGNRADPAPLAFHTAKHHGADRERHLKYCTFADFEIDGSGVSSAEYNPLAKGLGLQYLVRGVFRNLYIHHTAATGLGCDFLQDTLIDGVLVVGCGRLDNGTELGGAGIGIGIGGWGSVERFNVINCTAIANATNGIFLELQKAGELRPRGIRIIGCHAQGNRFGISDWGANGLIVSACTMTGNLEAGFHVSAKGTSGTAGRGGILADCVIDGNLRDGVSIGNTPGPYTIRGNRISGNGRYGYHQRSLGGEEQETAREIVIESNDFYGNSVDAIRIDRPIHDAMVVNNRIRGNGRQCGSAVSGGGDSVRYSEKLVVDRRATWQHDEHRGKVVKVGDDIAVVAANNDTELTLAPIRPDSFTGWSGAIPAPGSRYELPAAPDIRAGISVNAPLDAATIRGNRIWDGREPRAQTHGLWITEQGSCVDCRIEDNDLAGNMEGPTRLDTPLIGGRWERNHGDDDWT; from the coding sequence ATGGAGTACCGGCACATGCCCGCCGCCGGCGGCGTGCGGCCGCACCCGGTCGCCGGTGCTCCACTGCTCTGCAATGCGCGCGAGCACGGCCTCGTGGGCGACGGGACGACCAACGACCAGCCCGCGTTCGCCGCGCTCGTGGACCGGCTCGGTGACGCGTACGCCGCGGACGGGCGGGCCCGGGTGATCTACTGCCCGCCCGGGGTCTATTCGATGCGGGATGCAGGCACGGTGTGGCGGAGCGGGGTCTCCCTGCTCGGCGCCGGTCCCGGCGCCACCCGGTTCGTGCTCAGCAACGCCGGCAACCGGGCCGATCCGGCCCCGCTGGCCTTCCACACGGCCAAGCACCACGGCGCCGACCGGGAACGGCACCTGAAGTACTGCACCTTCGCCGACTTCGAGATCGACGGCTCGGGAGTTTCGTCCGCCGAGTACAACCCGCTGGCCAAGGGACTGGGCCTGCAGTATCTGGTCCGGGGCGTCTTCCGCAACCTCTACATCCACCACACCGCCGCCACCGGGCTGGGGTGCGACTTCCTCCAGGACACCCTGATCGACGGGGTGCTGGTGGTCGGCTGCGGCCGGCTGGACAACGGCACCGAGCTGGGCGGCGCCGGGATCGGCATCGGGATCGGCGGGTGGGGCAGCGTCGAGAGGTTCAACGTGATCAACTGCACGGCGATCGCCAACGCCACCAACGGTATTTTCCTCGAACTGCAGAAGGCCGGCGAACTGCGGCCGCGCGGCATCCGGATCATCGGCTGCCACGCCCAGGGCAACCGCTTCGGCATCTCGGACTGGGGCGCCAACGGCCTGATCGTCTCTGCCTGCACGATGACCGGCAACCTGGAGGCGGGCTTCCACGTCTCGGCGAAGGGCACCTCCGGCACGGCCGGACGCGGCGGCATCCTCGCCGACTGTGTGATCGACGGCAACCTGCGCGACGGGGTCAGCATTGGCAACACCCCAGGCCCGTACACCATCCGGGGCAACCGGATCAGCGGCAACGGCCGATACGGCTACCACCAGCGCAGCCTGGGCGGGGAGGAACAGGAGACCGCGCGGGAGATCGTCATCGAGAGCAACGACTTCTACGGCAACAGCGTCGACGCGATCCGGATCGACCGGCCGATCCACGACGCGATGGTGGTCAACAACCGGATCCGGGGCAACGGCCGGCAGTGTGGCTCGGCCGTCTCCGGGGGCGGCGACTCGGTGCGGTACAGCGAGAAGCTGGTGGTCGACCGTCGCGCGACCTGGCAGCACGACGAACACCGGGGCAAGGTGGTCAAGGTGGGTGACGACATCGCGGTGGTGGCGGCGAACAACGACACCGAGCTGACCCTCGCACCGATCCGGCCCGACTCGTTCACCGGCTGGAGCGGGGCCATTCCCGCCCCGGGCTCCCGGTACGAGCTGCCGGCCGCGCCCGACATTCGGGCCGGCATCAGCGTCAACGCGCCGCTCGACGCGGCCACCATCCGGGGCAACCGGATCTGGGACGGCAGGGAGCCCCGCGCCCAGACCCACGGGCTCTGGATCACCGAACAGGGCAGCTGCGTCGACTGTCGAATCGAGGACAACGACCTCGCGGGCAACATGGAGGGCCCCACCCGGCTGGACACCCCGCTCATCGGCGGCCGGTGGGAACGCAACCACGGTGACGATGACTGGACCTGA
- a CDS encoding dihydrolipoamide acetyltransferase family protein → MGGGMTTVERTQVFLLPDLGEGLSEAEIVEWRVAVGDIVTVDQTVVEVETAKAVVDVPCPYAGRVVALHGAAGEIRPVGQPLITIAPLDGDGGAGDEPAGHATYREEERAGSGNVLIGYGTGHGGSGRRRRRPRLAVAGEPPAAVGTGAVAQTDPTGPADAAPAGTGVTASPGSSPALVISPIVRRLAKERGVDLASVRGTGLGGVIRRADVEAALADAAAPAARLAAVPDAPEAHVGLAPAGDGDVVIPLTGIRKAIADKLSRSRREIPEVTIWVDVDATALLETRAAINAATPDAPVSILALLARICLSGLRKYPQLNAHVDTEGQRIVQSAGVHLGIAAQTDRGLLVPVLRDAQRLTTRELAAELAATTAAARAGTLPPARLTGGTFTLNNYGVFGVDGSTPIINHPEAALLGVGRIVDKPWVVDGQLAVRKVTQLSLTFDHRVCDGGVAGGFLRHVADCVEQPALLVANV, encoded by the coding sequence GTGGGTGGCGGCATGACCACCGTCGAGCGCACCCAGGTCTTCCTCCTGCCCGACCTCGGCGAGGGGCTGAGCGAGGCGGAGATCGTCGAGTGGCGGGTCGCCGTGGGCGACATCGTCACGGTGGACCAGACCGTGGTCGAGGTGGAGACCGCCAAGGCGGTCGTCGACGTGCCCTGCCCGTACGCCGGTCGGGTCGTCGCGCTGCACGGCGCGGCGGGTGAGATACGGCCGGTCGGCCAGCCCCTGATCACCATCGCGCCGCTCGACGGTGACGGCGGGGCGGGCGACGAGCCCGCCGGGCACGCCACCTACCGCGAGGAGGAGCGGGCCGGCTCGGGCAACGTGCTGATCGGCTACGGCACCGGGCACGGCGGCTCCGGCCGGCGGCGGCGCCGGCCGCGGCTGGCGGTGGCCGGCGAGCCGCCGGCCGCCGTCGGAACCGGCGCGGTGGCGCAGACCGACCCGACCGGCCCGGCCGACGCCGCGCCGGCCGGGACCGGCGTGACCGCGTCGCCCGGCTCGTCCCCGGCCCTGGTCATCTCGCCGATCGTCCGGCGGCTGGCGAAGGAACGCGGCGTGGACCTCGCCTCGGTGCGGGGCACCGGCCTCGGCGGCGTCATCCGCCGGGCCGACGTGGAGGCCGCCCTCGCCGACGCCGCCGCGCCCGCCGCCCGACTCGCCGCCGTGCCGGACGCGCCCGAAGCGCACGTCGGGCTCGCGCCCGCCGGCGACGGTGACGTGGTCATCCCGCTCACCGGCATCCGCAAGGCGATCGCCGACAAGCTCTCCCGCAGCCGGCGGGAGATCCCCGAGGTGACCATCTGGGTCGACGTGGATGCCACCGCGCTGCTGGAGACCCGGGCCGCGATCAACGCGGCGACCCCGGACGCCCCGGTCAGCATCCTGGCCCTGCTGGCGCGGATCTGCCTCAGCGGGCTGCGGAAGTACCCGCAGCTCAACGCGCACGTCGACACCGAGGGGCAGCGGATCGTCCAGTCCGCCGGGGTGCACCTGGGCATCGCCGCGCAGACCGACCGCGGCCTGCTGGTCCCGGTGCTGCGCGACGCGCAGCGGCTGACCACCCGGGAGCTGGCCGCCGAGCTGGCCGCCACGACGGCCGCGGCGCGGGCCGGCACCCTGCCCCCGGCGCGGCTCACCGGCGGCACCTTCACCCTGAACAACTACGGCGTGTTCGGTGTGGACGGTTCCACCCCGATCATCAACCACCCCGAGGCGGCGCTGCTCGGGGTGGGGCGGATCGTGGACAAGCCCTGGGTGGTCGACGGTCAGCTCGCGGTCCGCAAGGTGACCCAGCTCAGCCTGACCTTCGACCACCGGGTCTGCGACGGCGGCGTGGCGGGCGGCTTCCTGCGGCACGTCGCCGACTGCGTCGAGCAGCCGGCGCTGCTGGTCGCGAACGTCTGA
- a CDS encoding helical backbone metal receptor — protein sequence MRVVSLVPSLTEAVALTRPEVLVGATDWCTHPEGLDVARVGGSKYPDLDGVLALRPDLVLLNQEENRREDAEALVAAGVPVRVTFPRTVPEALTELGELVTALGATTEPDWLVAARRAWAALAEPTTSRRAVVPVWRRPWVVLGGETFAGDVLRRLGVANLYADHAERYPRPDLDELRGRGPELVVLPDEPYRFTADDGPEVFPGVPCALVSGRHLTWYGPCLAEAPAVLAAQLAHPLRAA from the coding sequence GTGCGAGTGGTGTCCCTGGTGCCGTCGCTGACCGAGGCGGTGGCGCTGACCCGGCCCGAGGTGCTGGTCGGGGCCACCGACTGGTGCACCCACCCGGAGGGGCTGGACGTCGCCCGGGTGGGCGGCAGCAAGTACCCGGACCTGGACGGGGTGCTCGCGCTCCGACCCGACCTGGTCCTGCTCAACCAGGAGGAGAACCGCCGCGAAGACGCCGAGGCGCTGGTCGCCGCCGGGGTGCCGGTACGGGTCACCTTTCCGCGTACCGTGCCGGAAGCGCTGACCGAGCTCGGCGAGCTGGTCACCGCGCTCGGCGCGACGACCGAGCCGGACTGGCTCGTGGCGGCCCGCCGGGCCTGGGCCGCCCTGGCCGAGCCCACAACGTCGCGGCGGGCGGTGGTCCCGGTCTGGCGCCGGCCCTGGGTGGTGCTCGGCGGGGAGACCTTCGCCGGTGACGTGCTGCGCCGGCTCGGCGTGGCCAACCTGTACGCCGACCACGCCGAGCGCTACCCCCGCCCCGACCTGGACGAGCTGCGCGGCCGCGGGCCCGAGCTGGTGGTGCTGCCGGACGAGCCGTACCGGTTCACCGCCGACGACGGGCCGGAGGTCTTCCCCGGCGTCCCGTGCGCGCTGGTCTCCGGCCGGCACCTGACCTGGTACGGCCCCTGTCTCGCGGAGGCCCCCGCGGTGCTCGCCGCCCAGCTCGCCCACCCACTCCGAGCTGCCTGA
- a CDS encoding FKBP-type peptidyl-prolyl cis-trans isomerase, producing the protein MDKPEVGPIEGAPPADLVIEDITVGEGPEAQPGQVARVHYVGVAHSTGREFDASWNRGEPFEFPLGGGQVIAGWDRGVVGMKVGGRRRLTIPPHLGYGDRGAGGVIKPGETLVFVVDLLGVR; encoded by the coding sequence ATGGACAAGCCCGAAGTAGGCCCGATCGAGGGTGCCCCGCCCGCCGATCTCGTCATCGAGGACATCACCGTCGGCGAGGGCCCGGAGGCCCAGCCGGGTCAGGTGGCCAGGGTGCACTACGTCGGGGTGGCCCACTCGACCGGGCGCGAGTTCGACGCGTCGTGGAACCGCGGTGAGCCCTTCGAGTTCCCGCTCGGCGGCGGCCAGGTCATCGCCGGCTGGGATCGGGGTGTGGTCGGCATGAAGGTCGGCGGCCGTCGCCGGCTGACCATCCCGCCGCACCTGGGTTACGGCGACCGGGGCGCCGGCGGCGTCATCAAGCCGGGCGAGACGCTGGTCTTCGTGGTCGACCTGCTCGGCGTCCGCTGA
- a CDS encoding L,D-transpeptidase, translating into MYVRRRFTLIAVTIAATPLVLGGCTADQKPGVHGKKAVGPSLTVTPGDKSRDVPISAEVGATVKGGKITAVRLTDDKGAPVAAEPREDGSGWVPAKPLKNSKTYTAEVTATGDKGRTTTQKTTFTTAAKSTKPAITSELYFTSKQTYGTALPVTVAFDPPIPKEARADVQRRLFVKTDPPQPGTWSWVKDGKQVEYRAPDFWKPDTKISVRSALQGLPIGKNAIGDADRTATSKIGRQVSLEIDNGTKQMSVYQDGKLLRKIPVSLGKSSTPTSSGKMVIMEKFDRTTFDTRGDPNGGYVVDVDDAQRLTWGGEFIHSAPWSEGDQGNINVSHGCTNVSAAAAHWLMGITQVGDLVTVKGTEVKLDQGNGFTAWNVSWDEFAKGSALPVPAGLAPTHSATPHPGAVAGGGSPAPAAPAPSAGG; encoded by the coding sequence ATGTATGTGCGGCGGCGATTCACGCTAATCGCGGTAACCATCGCAGCCACACCGCTGGTCCTCGGCGGATGCACCGCCGACCAGAAGCCGGGAGTGCACGGCAAGAAGGCTGTCGGCCCGTCGCTGACCGTGACGCCGGGTGACAAGTCCCGCGACGTGCCGATCAGCGCGGAGGTGGGCGCCACCGTCAAGGGTGGGAAGATCACCGCGGTGCGGCTCACCGACGACAAGGGCGCGCCGGTCGCGGCCGAACCGAGGGAGGACGGGTCCGGTTGGGTGCCGGCCAAACCATTGAAGAACTCGAAGACGTACACGGCGGAGGTGACCGCGACCGGCGACAAGGGACGGACCACCACGCAGAAGACGACGTTCACCACGGCGGCGAAATCGACCAAGCCGGCCATCACCAGCGAGCTCTATTTCACCAGTAAACAGACGTACGGGACGGCTCTGCCGGTGACCGTCGCCTTCGATCCGCCAATTCCCAAAGAGGCCCGGGCGGACGTGCAACGGCGACTGTTCGTGAAGACCGACCCGCCGCAGCCGGGCACCTGGTCGTGGGTGAAGGACGGCAAGCAGGTCGAATACCGGGCGCCCGACTTCTGGAAGCCCGACACGAAGATCAGCGTACGGAGCGCCCTGCAGGGGCTGCCGATCGGCAAGAACGCCATCGGCGACGCTGACCGCACCGCGACCTCGAAGATCGGCCGGCAGGTCTCCCTCGAGATCGACAACGGCACCAAGCAGATGTCGGTCTACCAGGACGGCAAGCTGCTCCGCAAGATCCCGGTGAGCCTCGGCAAGTCGAGCACCCCGACCTCCAGCGGCAAGATGGTGATCATGGAGAAGTTCGACCGGACCACCTTCGACACCCGTGGCGACCCGAACGGGGGCTACGTGGTCGACGTGGACGACGCGCAGCGACTGACCTGGGGCGGCGAGTTCATCCACTCCGCGCCGTGGTCGGAGGGGGACCAGGGCAACATCAACGTCTCGCACGGCTGCACCAACGTCTCTGCCGCGGCGGCGCACTGGCTGATGGGGATCACGCAGGTCGGCGACCTGGTGACCGTCAAGGGCACCGAGGTGAAGTTGGACCAGGGCAACGGCTTCACCGCCTGGAACGTCAGCTGGGACGAGTTCGCCAAGGGGAGCGCGCTGCCGGTCCCGGCCGGGCTCGCGCCCACCCACAGCGCCACGCCGCACCCGGGTGCGGTGGCCGGCGGCGGGTCGCCCGCACCGGCCGCACCCGCCCCCTCGGCCGGCGGCTGA
- a CDS encoding CBS domain-containing protein, with product MRTWQVGDVMTRDVATVGEETPYRRIVDVLVRRGISAVPVVDDFRRVLGVVSEADLLHKIERAGHPDERRIFEGRRRRTAREKAGALVARDLMTRPAVTTYSEASLPAAARLMDREAVKRLPVLDDLGRLVGIVTRSDLLRVHLRTDAEIREDVVQEVLRRVLAVRDGLVTVQVRDGEVTLDGRLDRRTAVELAGRLAGQVSGVIQVHNAIGYDVDDTTLVELDPGQVTPVA from the coding sequence ATGAGGACGTGGCAGGTGGGCGACGTGATGACCAGGGACGTCGCGACGGTGGGGGAGGAAACCCCGTACCGCCGGATCGTCGACGTGCTGGTCCGGCGGGGCATCAGCGCCGTGCCGGTGGTGGACGACTTCCGTCGGGTGCTGGGTGTGGTTTCCGAGGCGGATCTGCTCCACAAGATCGAGCGGGCCGGTCACCCGGACGAGCGGCGGATCTTCGAGGGGCGGCGTCGGCGTACCGCGCGGGAGAAGGCCGGCGCGCTGGTCGCCAGAGATCTGATGACCAGGCCCGCGGTGACGACGTACTCGGAGGCGTCCCTGCCGGCGGCGGCCCGGCTGATGGACCGTGAGGCGGTCAAGCGGCTGCCGGTGCTGGACGACCTCGGTCGGCTGGTCGGCATCGTCACCCGCAGCGATCTGCTCCGGGTGCACCTGCGCACCGACGCGGAGATCCGCGAGGACGTGGTGCAGGAGGTGCTGCGCCGGGTGCTCGCTGTGCGGGACGGCCTGGTCACCGTGCAGGTCCGCGACGGCGAGGTCACGCTGGACGGCCGGCTGGACCGGCGGACCGCCGTCGAACTCGCCGGCCGCCTCGCCGGCCAGGTCAGCGGCGTGATCCAGGTCCACAACGCGATCGGGTACGACGTGGACGACACCACCCTGGTCGAGCTGGATCCGGGACAGGTCACGCCGGTGGCCTGA